From Carya illinoinensis cultivar Pawnee chromosome 5, C.illinoinensisPawnee_v1, whole genome shotgun sequence, one genomic window encodes:
- the LOC122309720 gene encoding protein DOWNY MILDEW RESISTANCE 6, whose protein sequence is MDTKVLSTGVRYTSLPQSYIRPESERPRLSEISDCEDVPIIDLGIADRSKIVKQIGDACKSFGFFQVINHGVSPEAVKKMLDVAIEFFSLPVEEKLKLYSDDPSKTVRLSTSFNVKKEKVHNWRDYLRLHCYPLDKYVPEWPSNPPTFKEIVSNYCMEVRELGYRLQELIAESLGVEKDSIKNILGEQGQHMAVNYYPPCPEPELTYGLPGHTDPNALTILLQDLHVAGLQVLIDGKWLAVNPHPNAFVINLGDQLQALSNGIYRSVWHRATVNSEKPRLSVASFLCPCDDALISAPTALTEDGSAAVYRGFTYAEYYKKFWSRDLEKEHCLELFKN, encoded by the exons atggataccAAGGTTTTATCAACCGGAGTTCGCTACACGAGCTTGCCTCAAAGCTACATCAGACCAGAATCCGAGCGGCCTCGGCTGTCTGAAATCTCTGATTGTGAAGATGTTCCCATCATCGACTTGGGTATTGCAGATAGAAGCAAAATTGTCAAGCAAATTGGCGATGCCTGCAAATCTTTTGGCTTTTTCCAG GTGATCAATCACGGCGTGTCACCGGAGGCAGTGAAGAAAATGTTAGACGTGGCTATTGAGTTCTTTAGCCTGCCTGTGGAAGAGAAGTTGAAGCTCTATTCGGATGACCCTTCAAAAACAGTGAGACTTTCAACAAGTTTTAacgtgaaaaaagaaaaggttcaTAATTGGAGAGATTATCTTAGACTCCACTGTTATCCTTTAGACAAGTATGTGCCTGAGTGGCCCTCCAATCCTCCTACCTTCAA GGAAATTGTGAGCAATTATTGCATGGAAGTAAGGGAACTCGGGTACAGATTACAAGAACTCATAGCAGAAAGCTTAGGCGTGGAAAAGGATTCTATAAAGAATATATTGGGTGAGCAAGGACAGCATATGGCTGTGAACTATTATCCACCTTGTCCCGAACCAGAACTCACCTATGGATTGCCTGGACATACTGATCCCAATGCTCTCACAATCCTACTTCAAGACCTCCACGTAGCAGGCCTTCAAGTTCTCATAGATGGCAAGTGGCTTGCTGTTAATCCTCACCCAAATGCTTTTGTCATTAATCTCGGAGATCAATTGCAG GCATTAAGTAATGGGATTTATAGGAGTGTTTGGCACAGAGCAACAGTGAATTCTGAGAAGCCAAGGCTATCGGTAGCTTCGTTCCTCTGCCCATGTGACGACGCCTTAATCAGCGCCCCAACAGCACTTACAGAAGATGGATCTGCAGCAGTGTACAGGGGTTTCACATATGCAGAGTATTACAAGAAGTTTTGGAGTCGGGACTTGGAAAAAGAACACTGTCTCGAACTTTTCAAGAATTAG